In the genome of Meles meles chromosome 16, mMelMel3.1 paternal haplotype, whole genome shotgun sequence, one region contains:
- the LOC123926822 gene encoding bladder cancer-associated protein produces the protein MYCLQWLLPVLLIPKPLNPALWFSHSMFMGFYLLSFLLERKPCTICALVFLAALFLICYSCWGNCFLYHCSDSPLPESAHDPGVVGT, from the coding sequence ATGTATTGCCTCCAGTGGCTGCTGCCCGTCCTCCTCATCCCCAAGCCCCTCAACCCCGCCCTGTGGTTCAGCCACTCCATGTTCATGGGCTTCTACCTGCTCAGCTTCCTCCTGGAGCGGAAGCCTTGCACAAtctgtgccttggttttcctGGCAGCCCTGTTCCTCATCTGCTATAGCTGCTGGGGAAACTGTTTCCTGTACCACTGTTCTGATTCTCCGCTTCCGGAATCGGCGCACGACCCCGGCGTTGTGGGCACCTAA
- the NNAT gene encoding neuronatin isoform X3 yields the protein MRTWVAGGYLRRGHRGCGSAPNSELREISGPWRTALALDHSPTTLGTMAAVAAASAELLIIGWYIFRVLLQVFLECCIYWVGFAFRNPPGTQPIARSVQVLPAEAGIHGVEDRAAGAGRAPAASPQLRPQPPALGGLVTRCSCASRPAWEPVPRRNGGSPVLSRQRSICQGQ from the exons ATGCGCACTTGGGTGGCGGGCGGATACTTAAGGCGCGGCCACCGCGGCTGCGGCAGTGCGCCCAACAGCGAACTCCGAGAGATCAGTGGACCTTGGCGAACCGCGCTTGCTCTCGACCACTCACCCACCACTCTCGGAACCATGGCGGCAGTGGCGGCAGCCTCAGCTGAGCTGCTCATCATTGGCTGGTACATTTTCCGCGTGCTGCTGCAG GTGTTCCTGGAATGCTGCATTTACTGGGTAGGATTCGCTTTTCGAAATCCTCCAGGGACACAGCCCATTGCGAGAA GTGTTCAGGTACTCCCTGCAGAAGCTGGCATACACGGTGTCGAGGACCGGGCGGCAGGTGCTGGGAGAGCGCCGGCAGCGAGCCCCCAACTgaggccccagcccccagccctgggcgGCCTTGTCACCAGGTGCTCCTGTGCTTCTCGGCCAGCATGGGAGCCAGTGCCGCGCAGGAATGGGGGGTCCCCTGTGCTCTCTCGCCAGAGGAGCATTTGCCAAGGTCAGTGA
- the NNAT gene encoding neuronatin isoform X1, whose protein sequence is MRTWVAGGYLRRGHRGCGSAPNSELREISGPWRTALALDHSPTTLGTMAAVAAASAELLIIGWYIFRVLLQVFLECCIYWVGFAFRNPPGTQPIARSEVFRYSLQKLAYTVSRTGRQVLGERRQRAPN, encoded by the exons ATGCGCACTTGGGTGGCGGGCGGATACTTAAGGCGCGGCCACCGCGGCTGCGGCAGTGCGCCCAACAGCGAACTCCGAGAGATCAGTGGACCTTGGCGAACCGCGCTTGCTCTCGACCACTCACCCACCACTCTCGGAACCATGGCGGCAGTGGCGGCAGCCTCAGCTGAGCTGCTCATCATTGGCTGGTACATTTTCCGCGTGCTGCTGCAG GTGTTCCTGGAATGCTGCATTTACTGGGTAGGATTCGCTTTTCGAAATCCTCCAGGGACACAGCCCATTGCGAGAAGTGAG GTGTTCAGGTACTCCCTGCAGAAGCTGGCATACACGGTGTCGAGGACCGGGCGGCAGGTGCTGGGAGAGCGCCGGCAGCGAGCCCCCAACTga
- the NNAT gene encoding neuronatin isoform X2: MRTWVAGGYLRRGHRGCGSAPNSELREISGPWRTALALDHSPTTLGTMAAVAAASAELLIIGWYIFRVLLQVFRYSLQKLAYTVSRTGRQVLGERRQRAPN, translated from the exons ATGCGCACTTGGGTGGCGGGCGGATACTTAAGGCGCGGCCACCGCGGCTGCGGCAGTGCGCCCAACAGCGAACTCCGAGAGATCAGTGGACCTTGGCGAACCGCGCTTGCTCTCGACCACTCACCCACCACTCTCGGAACCATGGCGGCAGTGGCGGCAGCCTCAGCTGAGCTGCTCATCATTGGCTGGTACATTTTCCGCGTGCTGCTGCAG GTGTTCAGGTACTCCCTGCAGAAGCTGGCATACACGGTGTCGAGGACCGGGCGGCAGGTGCTGGGAGAGCGCCGGCAGCGAGCCCCCAACTga